A single Deltaproteobacteria bacterium DNA region contains:
- a CDS encoding methylenetetrahydrofolate--tRNA-(uracil(54)-C(5))-methyltransferase (FADH(2)-oxidizing) TrmFO — translation MRVAAGLETMKIHIVGGGLAGTEAAWQILKAGYSVTLHEMRPTVSTAAHKSGDLAELVCSNSLKSLAPDSAPGRLKAEMIALDSLIIKAAKYAQVPAGQALAVDRVRFSHYIEEQLHTHSGFNRKSQEVTELPSPDVMAARDEWWIVASGPLTSSPLASQLEGLCPGQRRLYFYDAIAPVIAADSIDMDHAFRASRYDRDSEGSEGDYLNLPLNKEQYETFINAISSAEYMPLHEFEETRYFESCLPIEVMVERGPQTLRFGPMKPMGLVDPKTGHRPWANVQLRLENVEGTMYSMVGFQTKMKWPEQKRVFSMIPALKEAEFLRFGSVHRNTYLKSPEVLLPDLSCRTSPRIFIAGQITGVEGYTESAAIGLLAGRALVAKMTGTQFTMPPKDTIIGALVHYVTHGGLGEFQPMNANLGLLPHLDRQRGESKAAKKARQCQAATHRFESYLSGL, via the coding sequence ACAGTTTCAACTGCGGCTCATAAGAGTGGAGACCTGGCCGAACTGGTTTGCTCTAATTCACTAAAATCTCTAGCTCCTGATTCTGCCCCTGGACGACTCAAAGCTGAAATGATCGCTTTAGACTCGCTGATCATTAAGGCTGCCAAGTATGCGCAAGTGCCCGCTGGTCAAGCTCTCGCGGTGGATCGCGTGCGCTTTTCCCATTATATTGAGGAGCAGCTTCATACCCATTCTGGCTTTAATCGCAAATCTCAGGAGGTCACAGAGCTTCCATCCCCCGACGTCATGGCAGCCCGGGACGAGTGGTGGATAGTCGCCTCTGGACCGTTAACGAGCTCCCCATTAGCGAGTCAGCTGGAGGGTCTTTGCCCCGGACAGCGGCGGCTCTATTTCTACGACGCTATCGCTCCGGTTATCGCTGCCGATTCCATTGACATGGATCACGCGTTCAGAGCCAGTAGATACGACCGTGACAGCGAGGGTAGCGAGGGTGATTATCTCAACCTACCACTCAATAAAGAACAGTACGAAACCTTCATCAACGCTATTAGCAGCGCCGAGTACATGCCTTTGCATGAGTTTGAGGAGACCCGGTATTTCGAGTCATGTTTACCCATCGAAGTCATGGTCGAACGAGGTCCTCAAACGCTGAGATTTGGGCCCATGAAGCCAATGGGTCTGGTCGATCCAAAGACTGGTCATCGCCCTTGGGCCAATGTGCAGCTACGCCTTGAAAATGTAGAAGGCACCATGTACAGCATGGTGGGCTTCCAAACCAAAATGAAATGGCCCGAGCAAAAACGAGTCTTTTCGATGATTCCTGCTCTGAAAGAAGCCGAGTTTCTGCGTTTCGGTTCAGTACACCGCAATACTTATCTGAAGAGTCCCGAAGTACTTTTGCCAGACTTATCCTGCAGAACTTCTCCCAGGATATTCATTGCAGGCCAGATTACGGGTGTCGAGGGATACACCGAATCTGCCGCCATAGGCCTACTCGCCGGAAGGGCGTTGGTAGCAAAAATGACTGGAACTCAATTTACAATGCCCCCCAAGGACACCATCATTGGTGCCCTAGTACACTATGTAACGCACGGGGGGTTGGGCGAATTTCAGCCGATGAATGCAAACCTAGGTCTACTACCGCACCTAGACCGCCAGCGAGGGGAGAGCAAGGCCGCCAAAAAAGCACGGCAATGCCAAGCCGCAACCCATCGTTTTGAAAGCTATTTGAGTGGCCTTTAA
- a CDS encoding triose-phosphate isomerase, with protein MLAGNWKMNKLNRELAGFFATFFESVGWHRDDSISDRIDVLFAVPPTLMAQAVPLAEPSGVRIAAQNIHWEPSGAFTGEISLPMITEAGVTATLIGHSERRQYFAETDESVARKTRAALLADVMPVVCIGETLEQREAGLTQEVVSRQVKAALNGIEDPKDLVLAYEPVWAIGTGRSATAAQAQEVHAEIRHLLRAIYGQSIGSNVRVLYGGSATPQNVEDLLAQKDIDGALVGGASLKPEDFAKMVRAGL; from the coding sequence ATGCTCGCGGGCAATTGGAAGATGAACAAGCTGAACCGCGAGCTAGCTGGGTTCTTCGCGACGTTTTTTGAGTCTGTGGGTTGGCACCGGGACGATAGCATCAGCGATCGTATTGACGTGCTTTTTGCCGTTCCCCCTACCTTAATGGCGCAGGCAGTGCCACTAGCGGAGCCCAGTGGTGTGCGCATAGCCGCACAAAATATTCATTGGGAGCCATCGGGAGCCTTCACGGGTGAGATTTCACTGCCGATGATCACGGAAGCTGGAGTAACGGCCACTTTGATCGGGCACAGCGAGAGACGTCAATATTTTGCTGAGACCGATGAATCAGTGGCACGCAAAACACGGGCGGCACTTTTAGCTGATGTGATGCCTGTCGTATGCATTGGCGAGACCTTAGAGCAGAGGGAAGCAGGGCTGACTCAAGAGGTCGTCAGTCGGCAAGTAAAAGCTGCTCTGAATGGTATCGAGGATCCAAAGGACTTGGTTTTGGCATATGAGCCGGTCTGGGCGATTGGCACTGGACGATCAGCAACTGCAGCGCAAGCTCAAGAGGTGCATGCTGAAATTCGCCATCTACTTCGAGCAATTTACGGGCAAAGTATTGGTAGTAACGTCCGCGTACTTTATGGCGGTAGTGCTACCCCTCAAAATGTCGAAGATCTGTTGGCGCAAAAAGATATCGACGGGGCCTTAGTCGGTGGAGCCTCGTTAAAGCCAGAAGATTTCGCCAAAATGGTGCGAGCGGGTCTTTAA
- a CDS encoding phosphoglycerate kinase has translation MHLRTLKDLDLRGKKVFLRLDLNVPVKNGVIKDDTRIREALPTIKYILDHTHKVAIASHLGRPDGEVDLNYSLEPVGLRLAELLQREVVFVNDYTKEPYDQVLGQIDPQQFVLLENLRFNAGETKNDLEFSRLLAKGVDLYVNDAFGTAHRAHASTVGVAALLDPERRAAGFLMEKEIEALNSILNHPETPFTVVMGGAKVSDKIAVILSLLNRCNHLIIGGAMAYTFLKYKGINVGASRVESDRMDLVETIFRNAEARRVQIHLPLDHGCAPSFKEDVAREDVAEQAIPEGLMGLDIGPKTVNAYSKVIGKSRTVFWNGPMGVFEWTAFAQGTMEVARAVAACPGRTVVGGGDSVSAVNQAGVASKISHVSTGGGAALEFLEGRTLPGIKVLLK, from the coding sequence ATGCACCTGCGGACGCTTAAGGATCTAGATCTCAGAGGGAAGAAGGTATTCCTTCGCCTTGACCTTAATGTACCGGTTAAGAACGGTGTAATCAAAGATGATACTCGTATTCGTGAAGCACTACCCACTATCAAATATATCCTTGATCACACCCACAAGGTCGCAATTGCCAGTCACCTTGGCCGGCCTGATGGCGAGGTCGATTTAAACTACTCACTAGAGCCTGTAGGTCTTCGATTAGCTGAGCTGCTCCAGCGCGAAGTTGTTTTTGTCAATGACTATACTAAAGAGCCTTACGACCAGGTACTTGGACAAATCGATCCGCAGCAGTTCGTATTGCTTGAAAATTTGCGTTTCAATGCAGGCGAAACTAAAAACGATCTTGAGTTTTCCAGATTATTGGCCAAAGGTGTCGATCTTTACGTGAATGACGCCTTTGGTACCGCGCATCGCGCCCATGCCTCGACTGTCGGTGTCGCTGCTCTGCTCGATCCCGAGCGCAGGGCCGCGGGTTTTTTGATGGAAAAAGAGATTGAGGCGTTAAACTCAATTCTCAACCACCCCGAGACTCCCTTCACCGTGGTGATGGGGGGGGCGAAAGTGTCCGACAAAATTGCCGTCATTTTAAGCCTCCTCAATCGGTGTAACCATTTGATCATTGGGGGGGCGATGGCCTACACGTTCCTGAAGTACAAGGGCATCAACGTCGGTGCCTCGCGCGTTGAGTCGGATCGCATGGACCTGGTCGAGACCATTTTCCGCAATGCTGAAGCGCGTCGCGTACAGATTCATTTACCCCTGGACCACGGATGCGCGCCTTCGTTCAAAGAGGATGTTGCACGCGAAGATGTCGCGGAGCAGGCGATCCCAGAGGGCCTTATGGGGTTAGACATTGGTCCAAAGACCGTTAATGCTTACAGCAAAGTGATTGGTAAATCGCGGACGGTATTTTGGAACGGCCCGATGGGTGTCTTTGAGTGGACGGCCTTTGCACAGGGCACCATGGAAGTAGCTCGTGCTGTGGCAGCATGCCCAGGGCGTACCGTCGTTGGCGGTGGTGACAGTGTATCTGCGGTCAATCAAGCTGGTGTCGCCAGTAAAATTTCACATGTTTCGACCGGTGGTGGGGCTGCCCTTGAGTTTCTCGAGGGACGCACATTGCCCGGTATCAAGGTCCTTCTCAAGTGA
- a CDS encoding FKBP-type peptidyl-prolyl cis-trans isomerase, with amino-acid sequence MKRTSFPLTLVAATCVVLAGCEQCSKKDDSKPAEVAATAADPNAAAGLTAPAPTDPNAQAAAPADAAAAAPTDATAAAPAEAAAPAAEPAKAAEDPTGGNLKITDIKSGNGAVAAEGKKVSVNYTGTLLNGTKFDSNKDRGTPFSFVLGSGMVIAGWDQGLKGMKEGGVRKLVIPPNLAYGNRSVGGVIPPNSTLVFEIELLKVE; translated from the coding sequence ATGAAGAGAACATCGTTTCCATTAACCTTGGTGGCGGCAACTTGTGTGGTTCTAGCAGGTTGCGAACAGTGCTCAAAAAAGGACGATTCTAAGCCCGCTGAAGTTGCAGCTACGGCAGCCGATCCGAACGCTGCTGCTGGTCTGACTGCTCCGGCACCAACTGACCCAAATGCTCAGGCCGCGGCCCCAGCGGATGCTGCCGCAGCGGCACCTACCGATGCAACTGCTGCGGCACCTGCCGAAGCGGCGGCTCCTGCAGCTGAGCCAGCCAAAGCTGCGGAAGATCCAACAGGTGGCAACCTGAAGATCACCGACATCAAATCAGGTAACGGCGCTGTTGCTGCTGAAGGCAAGAAGGTTTCGGTTAATTACACCGGCACCCTCCTGAACGGCACCAAATTCGATAGCAACAAGGATCGCGGGACCCCGTTTAGCTTCGTACTCGGTTCCGGTATGGTGATTGCTGGATGGGACCAAGGTCTTAAGGGCATGAAAGAAGGCGGCGTCCGCAAGCTTGTCATTCCGCCGAACCTAGCCTACGGTAACCGTTCAGTCGGTGGAGTTATCCCACCCAACTCAACGCTTGTGTTCGAAATCGAACTGTTGAAAGTTGAGTGA
- the alaS gene encoding alanine--tRNA ligase — translation MSKTVNKWGIPNLSGKEVRQSFIDFFRERGHTFVASSPVVPHDDPTLLFINSGMNQFKSIFLGDNRLGLKRAVNSQKCLRVSGKHNDLDEVGRDTYHHTFFEMLGNWSFGDYYKKEAIRWSWELLTQVWGLPKDRLFATIYKDDDEAEAIWKSETDIDHTRILRFGEKSNFWEMGDVGPCGPCTEIHFDMGDLETQAATFADPVNGVNGANARYIEIWNNVFMQYERLQNGDLKPLVAKHVDTGMGFERVLSIIQGTGSNYETDVFRPLIDRIAETTGIPYDQGPQGTPHRVIADHLRALAFAIADGATPGNEGRGYVLRRILRRASRFSQELNQKDPFIYRMLPTLVNIMGDAFPELKQRQDYIAQVIHAEEERFMRTLRDGLARFSKIAIDTKQNNKTVISGYDAFVLYDTYGFPVDLTGVLAEEQGLTIDHRGFASAMEEQRERARSAAKFDASLASDEGWTIISPQKETRFVGYHELTCESRVTRFCEVGDEVLICLDRSPFYAESGGQVGDTGWLRTDEVELKVVNTFKVLEMHVHKCVLIHGLLGPEKLRHLRAQVDVEARAATVRNHSATHLLHAALHQVLGEHVQQQGSRVAPESLRFDFTQPRGLTDAELAKVEFLVNREIMANRSVLVAEKSLEEAKREGAVALFGEKYGDRVRTIKMGEFSHELCGGTHAEATGQIGSFRITAESSIAAGIRRIEAITGFTVVEQARKESYTLLHLAQTLKTKPEDLELKIQEMNEKLRSYDKELKSIRLEQVNQRVDQMLRDDLTTIGKGQMVLKKLDASTFIKETHQAVLDSLAAKLGNGVAVLTHVEDGTLSILVAVGTEARNKIKAGDLIKDLCKVADGRGGGRPDKAQAGSKSLEKEPTVLNTARELLAKSFV, via the coding sequence ATGAGTAAAACGGTCAATAAATGGGGTATCCCAAATCTATCTGGCAAAGAAGTTCGCCAATCGTTCATCGACTTCTTTCGCGAGCGGGGCCACACCTTTGTAGCATCGTCACCTGTGGTACCTCACGACGACCCGACTCTACTATTCATCAACTCTGGGATGAACCAGTTTAAATCGATATTTCTCGGCGATAACCGGCTCGGGTTAAAGCGGGCCGTAAATTCGCAAAAATGCCTACGGGTTTCTGGCAAGCACAATGACCTTGATGAGGTGGGGCGCGACACCTACCACCACACTTTTTTTGAAATGCTAGGCAATTGGTCGTTTGGAGACTATTACAAAAAAGAAGCTATTCGTTGGTCCTGGGAGCTCCTTACCCAAGTATGGGGTTTACCCAAAGACCGACTTTTTGCCACGATTTACAAAGACGACGACGAGGCGGAAGCAATTTGGAAGAGCGAAACTGATATCGACCATACGCGCATTCTGAGGTTCGGGGAGAAATCCAATTTCTGGGAGATGGGTGATGTGGGCCCATGTGGACCATGCACCGAGATCCATTTTGATATGGGTGATTTGGAGACCCAGGCTGCCACGTTTGCCGATCCCGTAAATGGAGTAAACGGAGCAAACGCTCGCTATATCGAAATCTGGAACAATGTTTTCATGCAATACGAGCGTCTTCAGAATGGTGATCTCAAACCGCTAGTAGCTAAGCACGTAGACACCGGAATGGGATTTGAGCGTGTGCTTTCGATCATTCAAGGCACGGGATCAAACTACGAAACTGACGTCTTCCGTCCACTTATTGACCGCATTGCAGAGACCACGGGCATACCATATGACCAAGGTCCTCAGGGCACGCCTCACCGGGTGATTGCCGATCATTTGCGTGCTCTGGCATTTGCTATTGCCGATGGTGCCACCCCCGGCAATGAGGGACGCGGCTATGTGCTGCGACGTATTCTGCGTCGCGCAAGCCGTTTCAGTCAGGAACTAAATCAAAAGGATCCCTTTATCTACAGAATGCTGCCAACGCTCGTAAACATTATGGGTGACGCGTTCCCTGAGTTAAAACAGAGACAAGACTACATCGCACAGGTCATTCACGCTGAGGAAGAGCGCTTTATGCGCACTCTACGTGACGGTCTTGCTCGGTTCTCGAAAATCGCGATTGATACCAAACAAAACAATAAAACGGTTATCAGCGGCTATGATGCCTTTGTGCTGTATGACACCTATGGATTTCCCGTCGATCTAACCGGTGTTCTTGCCGAGGAGCAGGGCCTTACTATCGACCATCGAGGGTTTGCCTCCGCTATGGAAGAACAGAGAGAAAGAGCGCGCAGCGCAGCGAAGTTTGATGCCAGCCTCGCTTCAGATGAGGGTTGGACTATCATTTCACCTCAAAAAGAGACTCGATTCGTCGGCTATCACGAGCTGACTTGTGAGTCTCGAGTTACAAGATTTTGCGAAGTCGGAGACGAGGTATTGATTTGTCTAGACCGGTCTCCATTCTATGCGGAATCTGGGGGACAGGTTGGTGACACTGGTTGGCTGCGCACGGATGAGGTTGAGCTTAAGGTTGTAAATACCTTCAAAGTGCTCGAGATGCATGTCCACAAGTGTGTACTCATTCATGGGCTACTCGGCCCGGAAAAGTTGCGGCATTTACGTGCCCAGGTCGATGTGGAAGCACGCGCAGCAACGGTGCGCAATCACTCGGCGACACATCTTTTGCATGCAGCCTTACACCAGGTTCTCGGAGAGCATGTTCAACAACAGGGGTCGCGTGTGGCGCCAGAGTCACTTCGCTTCGACTTTACGCAACCCAGAGGGCTCACTGACGCAGAGCTAGCCAAGGTTGAGTTCTTGGTAAATCGCGAAATTATGGCGAATCGCTCCGTGCTTGTAGCTGAAAAATCACTCGAAGAGGCTAAGCGAGAGGGAGCTGTAGCGCTGTTCGGTGAAAAATACGGCGATCGCGTGCGGACCATCAAGATGGGGGAATTTAGTCACGAACTCTGCGGTGGTACCCACGCGGAAGCCACTGGCCAGATCGGCTCATTCCGGATCACAGCGGAAAGTTCGATAGCCGCTGGGATCAGGCGCATTGAGGCTATCACAGGGTTTACTGTCGTCGAGCAAGCTCGCAAGGAGAGCTATACTCTACTCCATCTTGCTCAGACACTTAAAACTAAGCCAGAAGATCTTGAGCTAAAAATCCAGGAGATGAACGAAAAACTTCGCTCCTACGATAAGGAATTGAAATCAATCCGCCTTGAACAGGTAAACCAGCGGGTTGATCAAATGCTCCGCGATGACCTAACCACAATAGGTAAAGGTCAAATGGTTCTTAAAAAACTTGATGCTTCGACCTTCATAAAGGAAACCCATCAAGCCGTATTAGACAGCCTGGCAGCAAAGTTAGGCAATGGGGTTGCCGTCCTCACTCATGTCGAGGATGGGACATTGTCTATTCTTGTTGCGGTTGGCACAGAGGCTCGCAACAAAATAAAGGCTGGGGATTTAATCAAAGACCTCTGCAAAGTCGCTGACGGCCGTGGTGGTGGCAGACCGGACAAAGCACAGGCGGGATCGAAATCCCTGGAGAAAGAGCCCACGGTCCTGAACACTGCGCGAGAGTTACTGGCAAAATCATTCGTCTGA
- a CDS encoding matrixin family metalloprotease — translation MAKDTAHYTALIAVTTGIFLTFVACGSQFYKVRLDGDSGPRPTSRSTVQNTEQLGADGRVDKDPNAKWYAIHAPGGWVEKPVHYRLDPRMAKSQVEMIQKAMQTWEMTVGKKIFSFDGVQASVTGDYFKDLYSSLDDHVNGLYLDNDWTKTGKDPIVLATTIWDNDPNDLDKIMTADMRYNNNDYLFGDSMVLWPEDGREVVDLQTVTTHELGHFLGLNHVDSKVDPESIMVASLYIGQGITQRMISHDDIRRMHKIYGCSGSACDVDATYSKIEAFVKISDE, via the coding sequence ATGGCTAAGGATACAGCCCATTACACAGCGTTAATTGCCGTAACGACGGGAATATTTCTTACGTTTGTGGCGTGCGGCTCTCAGTTTTATAAAGTCAGGCTGGATGGTGACAGTGGGCCTCGTCCAACATCACGCTCGACTGTGCAAAATACGGAACAGCTGGGTGCCGACGGTCGGGTTGATAAGGACCCGAATGCAAAGTGGTACGCGATACACGCACCGGGTGGGTGGGTGGAGAAGCCGGTACATTACCGACTCGATCCGCGCATGGCAAAGTCTCAAGTGGAGATGATTCAGAAGGCCATGCAGACCTGGGAGATGACTGTAGGTAAAAAAATATTTTCCTTTGATGGCGTCCAGGCCAGTGTCACAGGCGATTACTTTAAAGATCTATATAGCTCCTTAGACGATCACGTGAACGGGCTGTACCTGGATAACGATTGGACGAAGACTGGCAAGGACCCGATAGTCCTGGCAACGACCATTTGGGACAACGATCCGAACGATCTCGACAAGATAATGACTGCTGACATGCGCTACAACAACAACGATTATTTGTTCGGAGATAGCATGGTGCTATGGCCTGAAGATGGCCGGGAAGTAGTTGACCTGCAGACGGTCACCACACATGAACTTGGCCATTTTCTCGGTCTCAATCATGTGGATAGTAAGGTAGACCCCGAATCCATCATGGTTGCATCCTTGTATATTGGCCAAGGCATTACACAGCGCATGATCTCTCATGATGACATCCGACGCATGCACAAGATTTACGGTTGCTCCGGATCAGCTTGTGATGTCGATGCAACCTATTCAAAAATCGAAGCATTCGTCAAAATTTCAGACGAATGA
- a CDS encoding valine--tRNA ligase, translating to MTETLAAAYDPNQYEEKLYDFWMQHKLFRAVRDPSRKPYTILMPPPNVTSQLHMGHGTGYSMQDILVRWKRMSGYNALWLPGTDHAGIATQMMVEKSLEAEGKTRQELGREAFTERLQEWKDKYGGLILKQFRSMGFSCDWDRLAYTMDPQLSSAVRRIFVDLYNDGLIYRGERLVNWDPVLKTAVSDDELDNQEIQGHLWHLVYPIDGSDESITVATTRPETMFGDTAVAVNPTDERYTHLIGKIVRLPLVDRLIPVVADSYVKSEFGTGAVKITPAHDPNDFELGKRHDLPRINVMTDAATMNDQVPERFRGLARFAARKEVVRAFKELGLLAKEEPYKTTVPISERSKEIIEPRLSKQWYVAMRKLAEPAIAAAKDGKLRFHPDLWKKTYLHWLENIQDWCISRQLWWGHRIPIWYCRACQGTSTGMTDPTACSHCGSKDLRQDEDVLDTWFSSWLWPISPFGWPDKSEDLDYFYPTDVLVTAPEIIFLWVARMVMVGLKTRGEVPFRDVFLTPTVCDKQGRKFSKTLGNGIDPLQVIAKYGTDAVRFTAVQLAPIGGRTRMSPEDFEAGGRFINKLWNASRFLLGYIKPGEKIAPLDPKSVGLSGQWLLNELAEAADRIDKALNSYRINDAADHVYHLIWGSFCDWGLETAKSALAGADEKTKSSTISLLVYVLDGILRLASPIMPFVTEEIWQKLPNHPDWDRPVSLTVAQFPHPSKLRHFSEAAGQWALVQSLVSEIRSVRSQSGIAPKLPLKAFVRTSSDLAGLFEGASTDICRLASLGELSSGPEVTRPGKSLAAVGRGFEAFIPADGIIDIAKEQARLKTEVTRISKILAGIEAKLANPNFTDRAPTEVLEQTKAQRDNMRFQLESLQKNLETLA from the coding sequence ATGACCGAGACCCTTGCCGCAGCCTATGATCCAAATCAGTACGAGGAGAAGCTTTACGACTTCTGGATGCAGCATAAACTATTTCGGGCCGTCAGAGACCCTTCGCGCAAGCCATATACCATCCTGATGCCGCCGCCTAATGTCACCAGCCAACTCCACATGGGCCATGGCACGGGCTACTCGATGCAGGACATTTTAGTCCGTTGGAAACGGATGTCCGGCTACAATGCGCTTTGGCTGCCTGGCACTGATCACGCTGGTATTGCAACTCAGATGATGGTTGAGAAGTCCCTCGAAGCGGAGGGTAAAACACGCCAAGAGCTTGGCCGTGAAGCCTTTACTGAACGCCTTCAAGAGTGGAAAGATAAATATGGTGGGCTGATCCTCAAACAGTTTCGCAGCATGGGATTCTCCTGTGATTGGGATCGACTTGCCTACACCATGGATCCCCAGCTTTCATCGGCTGTCAGACGCATTTTCGTGGATCTCTATAACGATGGTTTGATCTACCGCGGTGAACGACTAGTGAATTGGGATCCGGTACTGAAAACAGCCGTATCTGATGACGAGCTAGATAATCAGGAGATTCAGGGACATCTGTGGCATCTCGTTTATCCGATAGACGGTTCAGATGAGTCCATCACTGTAGCAACGACACGGCCAGAGACCATGTTTGGTGACACCGCCGTAGCAGTAAATCCCACGGATGAACGGTACACGCATCTGATAGGCAAAATTGTGCGGCTACCACTTGTGGACCGACTTATTCCCGTGGTTGCCGACTCCTATGTTAAAAGTGAATTCGGTACCGGTGCCGTTAAGATCACGCCGGCTCATGACCCCAATGACTTCGAGCTTGGGAAAAGGCACGACTTGCCTCGCATCAATGTCATGACCGATGCAGCGACTATGAACGATCAGGTGCCAGAGCGCTTTCGAGGCCTTGCGCGGTTTGCTGCGAGAAAAGAGGTTGTTCGTGCCTTCAAGGAACTTGGCCTTCTCGCAAAAGAGGAGCCCTACAAGACTACTGTCCCAATTTCCGAACGCAGCAAGGAAATCATCGAACCAAGGCTATCCAAGCAATGGTACGTCGCAATGCGCAAGTTGGCGGAGCCAGCAATCGCTGCTGCCAAAGATGGTAAACTTCGCTTCCATCCTGATTTGTGGAAAAAAACCTATCTTCACTGGCTTGAGAATATCCAGGATTGGTGTATTTCAAGGCAGCTCTGGTGGGGGCACAGGATCCCAATTTGGTACTGTCGCGCCTGCCAAGGCACAAGCACCGGCATGACCGACCCTACTGCATGTAGCCACTGTGGTAGCAAGGATCTGCGTCAGGACGAGGATGTCCTCGATACGTGGTTCTCGAGTTGGCTATGGCCAATTTCACCGTTTGGCTGGCCGGATAAAAGTGAAGACCTAGATTACTTCTATCCCACCGATGTACTCGTGACTGCTCCGGAGATCATTTTCCTCTGGGTTGCGAGGATGGTCATGGTTGGGCTCAAAACGCGGGGCGAAGTCCCATTTCGCGACGTATTCTTGACGCCCACAGTCTGCGACAAGCAAGGGCGTAAATTTTCCAAAACACTCGGCAACGGTATCGATCCGCTGCAGGTAATCGCTAAATACGGCACCGATGCAGTTCGTTTCACTGCAGTGCAGCTGGCACCTATCGGTGGGCGTACCCGAATGTCCCCCGAGGATTTTGAGGCTGGCGGCCGTTTCATCAACAAGCTGTGGAATGCCTCACGATTCTTGCTAGGCTACATCAAGCCTGGAGAAAAAATCGCTCCGCTTGACCCGAAGTCCGTAGGCCTCTCGGGCCAATGGCTGCTAAATGAATTGGCCGAAGCGGCTGATCGTATTGACAAGGCTCTAAACTCTTACCGCATAAACGACGCCGCAGATCACGTGTACCATCTCATTTGGGGTAGCTTCTGCGATTGGGGTCTAGAGACTGCCAAGAGTGCTCTTGCCGGTGCAGACGAAAAAACTAAATCATCGACCATTTCGCTGTTGGTTTACGTACTTGACGGTATTTTGAGGCTAGCAAGCCCGATCATGCCTTTCGTTACCGAAGAAATTTGGCAAAAGCTGCCTAACCATCCGGATTGGGATCGTCCGGTTAGTCTGACAGTTGCCCAATTTCCTCATCCATCTAAGCTGAGGCATTTTTCAGAGGCTGCAGGACAATGGGCTCTAGTCCAATCGCTCGTTAGCGAAATACGTTCGGTCCGTTCACAATCTGGCATCGCTCCCAAACTTCCACTGAAAGCGTTCGTCAGGACGTCAAGCGACCTTGCTGGACTTTTTGAGGGTGCTTCTACCGATATCTGCCGCTTAGCAAGTTTAGGCGAATTAAGTTCCGGGCCCGAGGTTACACGGCCTGGAAAAAGTTTGGCTGCCGTGGGGCGCGGG